Sequence from the Natronomonas marina genome:
GCCGAACTCGTGGTCGCCGAGTACCTCGCCGGCCCGCCGCGTCCAGTCGGCCGCGGACTCGCCGTCTCGCGGCTGTAGCGTCTCGAGGACGCGGTCGGCGTTCGCCGCCTGCCGTCGGCCGACGTCGGGACGGGTCGGCGGGACGAACCACTCGCCGTCGGCGCCGACGTTGACGACGACGTGGACGCCCGGGTCGAGGGCCGTCACCCGGTGGTCCGTCAGTGGGTCGTCGGTCCCGCCGTTCTCGACGAGAAAGCAGTCCGAGGCGTCGGCGACCAGCAGGTGGAAGGGCGCGTACTCGCGGGCGTCGAGCTCCGCCTCGACGCGGTCGACGGCCGCACGGGCGGTCGGCTCCTCGAGGGCGTCGGCGGTGAGGAGGCCGCGGGACCGTTCTCCCTCCCCGGCGGTCCAGCGGTTGGTGACCGCCGCCAAGACGCCCGACTCGTTGTATCCCAGCCAGGTGCCATCGGCCCGTTCGTCGCGGGGTGCGAGCACGGCGGGGTCGGTTCCCCGAACCGTCGGCGGCGTCGACGGCCGCTCGAAGCGTTCGTCCCGGTTGGCCGCGACACAGACCGGCGCCTCCTCGAACACCTGCCAGGCGACGATGAGTGTGCACACGGGTGACGCTACGGGACCCGTCGATGTAAACTCCCCCGGGAGTCAGCCGTCGTCGGTCAGGAGCCGCCTGACCGCCTCGCGGTCGACGGTCCCCGAGGCGGTCCGCGGGACGGCCGCCGCGAACCCGACGGTCCGGGGTCGTTTGTAATCGGCGAGGCGGTCCCGGCAGTGCTCCCGGAGGTCGGCCGCCGTCGTCTCGCCGTCGCGGACGACCAGCGCCGCGACCCGCTGGCCCCACTCCTCGTCCGGGAGACCGAGGACGGCACAGTCGGCGACTGCGGGGTGCTCGCGGAGCGCCGTCGCCACCTCCGCGGGGTCGACGTTCTCGCCGCCGGTGATGATGGTGTCGTCGACGCGACCCTCGACGTAGACCCGGCCGGCCTCGTCGCGGTGGCCGCGGTCGCCAGTGCGGAGGCCGGCCGAACAGAAGGCCGCCTCGGTCGCGGCCTCGTCGAGGTAGCCCGGCGTCACCACGGCGCCGCTGACGACGAGTTCGCCCGACTCGCCGGGGTCGCAGGGTGCACCGACCTCGTCGAGGACCGATAGTTCGGCGAACACGAGCGGGTTGCCGACGGACTCGGGGTGTTCGGCCGCGACGTCGGGCCTGGCAGTCGCTATCTGTGAGGCCGTCTCCGTCATCCCGTAGGTGGGCGCGACCGGGACGTCCCGCTCGTGGGCGCGCTCCAGAAGACTCGGCGGGCACGGCGCCCCGCCCAGCAGGACGAACCGGAGTTCCGGGACGGTCCCGGCGTCGAGCAGCCGTTCGAGCATCGTCGGGACGAGGGAGACACAGGTCGCGTCGGCCGCCCGCAACGCCGACAGCGTCCGTTCGGGGTCGAACCCCCGCTGGACGGACAGGGCGGTCCCGTAGAGGACCGAACGGTAGACCGGTGCGAGCCCGCCCATGTGGTGCATCGGGAGGGTGACGTGCCAGCAGTCATCCGGGGTCAGCCCCAGCCGGAACGCCGAGGCGGCCGCGCTCGCGAGGACGTTCGCCAGCGTGAGGACGACCCCGTTCGGCTCGCCCGTCGTCCCGGAGGTGAACATCACGATCAGTGGGTCGTCGGCCGCCCACTCGGGGAGGTCGAAGGGTTCGGGCTCGACGGCGGCGAGGCGTTCGGCGCCGCCGGTCGGCTCGTCGACCGATAGCACCGGGGCGTCGACGGCCTCGCGGACGGCGGCCTCGGTGTCGGCCTCGCAGACGGCGGCCGCGGGCGTGATGCGGTCCAGCCGCGTCCGGAGTTCGTCGGCCGTCGCGCGGGCGTCGAGGGGGACGAGCGTGGCCCCGAGCCGCTGGGCGGCGTGGACCACCTCGACGAACTCGACTCTGGTCGCCGCACAGACGGCAAAGGGGTCGTCGACGCCGACACCGCGGGCCGCCAACCGGCCGGCGAGCGTCTCGACGCGACGGTCGAGGTCGGCGTAGCTGTGGGCCGTCTCGACGTCGGCGGCGGCCGAAAGCGCCGGGGCGTCCGGCGTGGCGTCGGCGCGGATCGCGAGCCAGTCCCGCATCGTCGCTGCCCCGTTCACGGTGGAGGGATATTGCCTTTTCCCTGTGGCACGGCGACCGAACCGTCCTCGACCGGTGCGACATCGGGGCGGAGGTCCGCCGCGAGCCGGTCGCCCGTCGCCAGCCCGCAGGCCCCCACGTCGGGCAGCGACGCGGCCAGGTGGACGGCGCCGGCCCGCGCGACGGCGCCGTCTATCGTCGTCGTGACGACCGCTTCGAGGCCGGCCTCGCGTGCGCGG
This genomic interval carries:
- a CDS encoding NRDE family protein; translation: MCTLIVAWQVFEEAPVCVAANRDERFERPSTPPTVRGTDPAVLAPRDERADGTWLGYNESGVLAAVTNRWTAGEGERSRGLLTADALEEPTARAAVDRVEAELDAREYAPFHLLVADASDCFLVENGGTDDPLTDHRVTALDPGVHVVVNVGADGEWFVPPTRPDVGRRQAANADRVLETLQPRDGESAADWTRRAGEVLGDHEFGVCIHGDGFGTRSSSLVRLGEERVFEFADGPPCETAYERVEDRV
- a CDS encoding class I adenylate-forming enzyme family protein — its product is MRDWLAIRADATPDAPALSAAADVETAHSYADLDRRVETLAGRLAARGVGVDDPFAVCAATRVEFVEVVHAAQRLGATLVPLDARATADELRTRLDRITPAAAVCEADTEAAVREAVDAPVLSVDEPTGGAERLAAVEPEPFDLPEWAADDPLIVMFTSGTTGEPNGVVLTLANVLASAAASAFRLGLTPDDCWHVTLPMHHMGGLAPVYRSVLYGTALSVQRGFDPERTLSALRAADATCVSLVPTMLERLLDAGTVPELRFVLLGGAPCPPSLLERAHERDVPVAPTYGMTETASQIATARPDVAAEHPESVGNPLVFAELSVLDEVGAPCDPGESGELVVSGAVVTPGYLDEAATEAAFCSAGLRTGDRGHRDEAGRVYVEGRVDDTIITGGENVDPAEVATALREHPAVADCAVLGLPDEEWGQRVAALVVRDGETTAADLREHCRDRLADYKRPRTVGFAAAVPRTASGTVDREAVRRLLTDDG